Proteins from a genomic interval of Niabella soli DSM 19437:
- a CDS encoding carbohydrate-binding family 9-like protein: MKQEVMTQTLIDAKDLHIRRLDHFPGDAKQVPHLLDQAKLPFQAVDVVNWPDYPYCPQVAFRIAYTDKAILIHYKVTESDVRAVATKDNGRVWEDACVEFFIAPEGDSNYYNFEFNCIGRLLLHGGAPGSRNMASDSILSLVERWTSLGTNAIDEQPGAINWELTAIIPYEAFFLHNIHSMKGKQARGNFYKCGDHLKTPHFLSWSPIHLEKPMFHCPEYFGVLQFD, encoded by the coding sequence ATGAAGCAAGAAGTTATGACACAAACACTGATCGACGCAAAGGATTTACACATAAGGAGACTGGATCACTTCCCCGGCGATGCGAAGCAGGTACCACACCTGCTTGATCAGGCAAAACTGCCCTTTCAGGCAGTTGATGTCGTAAACTGGCCTGATTACCCCTATTGCCCGCAAGTGGCCTTTCGCATTGCCTACACCGATAAGGCCATCCTGATCCATTATAAGGTAACAGAAAGCGATGTTCGTGCGGTTGCAACAAAAGACAATGGTCGCGTATGGGAAGACGCCTGTGTTGAGTTTTTTATCGCCCCGGAGGGCGATAGCAATTATTACAATTTTGAATTTAACTGCATCGGGCGGCTTTTGCTTCACGGGGGTGCGCCCGGCAGCCGGAATATGGCCTCCGATTCCATATTAAGCCTGGTGGAACGCTGGACATCATTAGGAACTAATGCGATCGATGAACAACCCGGCGCCATCAATTGGGAGTTGACCGCCATTATTCCTTATGAAGCGTTCTTTCTACATAATATTCATTCTATGAAGGGAAAACAAGCCCGCGGCAATTTCTATAAATGCGGCGATCATTTAAAAACGCCTCATTTTCTTTCCTGGAGTCCCATTCACCTGGAAAAGCCTATGTTTCATTGTCCCGAATATTTCGGGGTGCTGCAGTTTGATTAA
- the polA gene encoding DNA polymerase I, with translation MDKRLFLLDAYALVFRAYYALIRSPRITSKNKNTNAQFGFTNTLVELITKQKPTHMAVCFDTHELTERHMDYADYKANRQETPEDILIAVPDIKRIIKGFNVPVIEAPGFEADDIIGTLSKKAAAEGYEVFMVTSDKDYGQLVSDKIKIYKPGYQGGDVDILGPEEVCAKWNIKNVSQVIDVLGLMGDAVDNIPGIAGVGEKTAAKLLAEYDTLENVVANAGNIKGALGKKVQEGKEMALLSKKLATIITDVPVDFHEEAFLLKDWNKDELKEVFGELEFRTLGKRLLGEDNAAAATAVAPATKTTAGKGVQIDLFGNIIGGTEEVVTVEETLVVEIASSMKTIADTKPDYKAVEGETAAAALVKQLLPVTEICFDTETTHIDANLAELVGMSFSTKAGEGYYVPCPADQEATKKLLDVFRPLFDDEKKVWIGQNLKYDLLVLKWYGIVPKGALFDTMLAHYVIDPDGKRSMDQLSARYLGYEPIPIEELIGKKGKQQGNMRDVALEKIKDYAAEDADITYQLKKVFEPLLKTRQVEKVFSEVENPLVPVLTDMEFEGVRIDETFLKNYSKELEKDAIEAEKKVFELAGVRFNLASPKQLGEVLFDKLKLDTSARKTKTGQYQTGEDVLLKLAAKGHQIADQIITFRELTKLKSTYVDALPQLINPKTGRVHTTYGQAVAVTGRLASNNPNLQNIPVRTERGKEIRKAFIPRDANHILLSADYSQIELRIVAGISGDTNMVNAFKNGTDIHTATASKVFNVAMEEVTREMRYKSKSVNFGIIYGQGAFGLADNLGISRTEAKGIIDSYKKEFSGIQKYMDDTINFAREHGYVQTLMGRKRWLKDINSNNFTVRGFAERNAINSPIQGTAADMIKLAMQKVHAAMKKEKMKSRMILQVHDELIFDALKEEVNELKPLILENMEAALPLPFEVPVIAECGEGENWLEAH, from the coding sequence ATGGATAAACGACTCTTCCTTTTAGATGCGTATGCATTGGTTTTTCGCGCTTATTACGCCCTGATCCGCAGTCCGCGCATCACCAGTAAAAACAAAAACACCAATGCCCAGTTTGGGTTTACCAACACCCTGGTAGAGCTCATTACCAAACAAAAACCTACGCACATGGCAGTTTGTTTTGATACGCATGAGCTGACTGAGCGGCATATGGACTACGCCGATTACAAAGCCAACCGGCAGGAGACTCCGGAAGACATTTTAATTGCCGTACCCGATATAAAACGGATCATCAAAGGATTTAACGTGCCCGTTATCGAAGCGCCGGGGTTTGAAGCGGATGATATCATCGGTACGCTGAGTAAAAAAGCAGCCGCCGAGGGGTATGAAGTATTTATGGTAACATCGGATAAAGATTATGGTCAGTTGGTATCCGACAAAATAAAAATTTATAAACCCGGCTACCAGGGTGGAGATGTGGACATCCTTGGTCCGGAGGAAGTATGCGCCAAATGGAATATCAAAAATGTATCCCAGGTAATTGATGTTTTAGGATTGATGGGCGATGCGGTGGATAACATTCCGGGTATTGCAGGCGTGGGAGAAAAAACCGCCGCCAAACTCTTAGCTGAATATGATACCCTGGAAAATGTAGTGGCTAATGCCGGTAATATAAAAGGTGCATTAGGCAAAAAAGTGCAGGAAGGAAAGGAAATGGCCCTGCTCTCAAAAAAGCTGGCCACCATTATCACCGATGTGCCGGTGGATTTTCATGAAGAAGCTTTCCTGTTAAAAGATTGGAATAAGGACGAGCTGAAAGAAGTTTTTGGCGAACTTGAGTTCCGGACACTGGGAAAACGCCTTCTCGGAGAGGATAATGCCGCTGCGGCAACCGCTGTTGCTCCCGCCACAAAAACGACCGCCGGCAAAGGCGTTCAGATCGATCTGTTTGGAAATATAATCGGGGGAACAGAAGAGGTCGTCACCGTGGAAGAAACCCTTGTCGTTGAAATAGCCTCTTCTATGAAAACAATTGCTGATACAAAACCCGACTATAAGGCCGTCGAGGGCGAAACAGCCGCCGCAGCGCTGGTGAAACAACTGCTGCCTGTGACAGAAATTTGTTTTGACACCGAAACAACCCATATTGATGCCAACCTGGCCGAATTGGTAGGCATGAGCTTCTCCACCAAAGCCGGGGAAGGTTATTATGTTCCCTGCCCTGCAGACCAGGAGGCAACAAAAAAGTTGCTGGATGTATTCCGGCCGTTATTTGATGATGAAAAAAAAGTATGGATCGGGCAGAATCTGAAATACGACCTACTGGTATTGAAATGGTATGGAATCGTTCCTAAAGGAGCGCTATTTGATACCATGCTGGCACATTACGTTATTGACCCGGACGGCAAACGAAGCATGGACCAGCTCAGCGCCCGGTACCTGGGGTATGAGCCGATACCCATTGAGGAGCTGATCGGAAAAAAAGGTAAGCAGCAAGGTAATATGCGCGATGTGGCACTGGAAAAAATAAAAGATTATGCTGCGGAAGATGCCGATATCACTTACCAGCTAAAAAAGGTATTTGAACCACTTTTGAAAACCAGGCAGGTAGAAAAAGTATTCAGCGAAGTAGAGAATCCCTTGGTGCCGGTACTGACGGATATGGAATTTGAAGGCGTGCGCATCGATGAAACCTTCCTTAAAAATTATTCCAAAGAACTGGAGAAAGATGCTATCGAAGCTGAAAAAAAAGTATTTGAATTAGCGGGCGTCCGGTTTAACCTGGCATCACCTAAACAACTGGGGGAAGTGCTCTTCGATAAATTAAAACTGGACACCTCAGCGCGCAAAACCAAAACAGGGCAATACCAAACGGGAGAAGATGTATTATTGAAACTGGCGGCCAAAGGGCACCAGATCGCTGATCAGATCATCACCTTCCGGGAGCTTACCAAATTGAAGTCGACCTATGTGGATGCGTTGCCGCAACTGATCAATCCCAAAACAGGCCGGGTACATACCACTTATGGTCAGGCTGTTGCCGTAACAGGACGGCTGGCAAGTAATAATCCCAACCTGCAGAATATTCCCGTTCGCACGGAACGGGGGAAAGAAATCAGGAAAGCCTTTATTCCGCGTGATGCGAATCATATCTTGTTATCTGCAGACTATTCTCAGATTGAACTGCGTATTGTAGCTGGCATTAGCGGAGACACTAATATGGTCAATGCGTTTAAGAACGGAACGGATATCCATACCGCCACTGCTTCCAAGGTATTTAATGTGGCCATGGAGGAAGTAACCCGGGAAATGCGTTATAAATCGAAAAGCGTCAACTTCGGGATCATTTACGGGCAAGGTGCTTTTGGCCTGGCAGACAACCTGGGTATCTCCCGTACAGAAGCCAAGGGAATTATCGACAGCTATAAAAAGGAATTTTCAGGCATCCAGAAATATATGGATGATACCATCAACTTTGCCCGGGAGCATGGTTATGTGCAAACCCTGATGGGGCGTAAGCGCTGGCTGAAAGATATTAATTCAAACAATTTTACTGTAAGAGGTTTTGCTGAGCGAAATGCGATCAACTCGCCCATACAGGGAACGGCAGCCGATATGATCAAACTGGCGATGCAAAAAGTGCATGCCGCTATGAAAAAAGAAAAGATGAAAAGCCGCATGATACTGCAGGTGCATGATGAACTGATCTTTGACGCATTAAAAGAGGAGGTAAATGAACTGAAGCCTTTGATCCTTGAAAATATGGAAGCCGCGTTGCCCCTGCCTTTTGAAGTGCCGGTAATAGCAGAATGCGGCGAAGGCGAGAATTGGCTGGAAGCGCATTGA
- a CDS encoding response regulator transcription factor, protein MRHSIVIVDDHVLIAQALATMIGSIPNFDVLYVCSGGAELIERFKQPKNIPDLVILDVQMPVMDGYAVAQWLTENKPEVITLALSMQDDDEKIIKMIRSGAKGYLLKSIQQKDLAYALNTVVKDGIFYNAKVSKALSNDYIRKEVTQQELSTKEKELIPWLCTEATYKEIAASVFLSTRTVESYATNIMEKLEVRNRVGLVLTAIKKGWI, encoded by the coding sequence ATGAGGCATAGTATTGTTATTGTTGACGATCATGTACTGATTGCGCAGGCGTTGGCAACAATGATCGGGTCCATTCCGAATTTTGACGTATTGTATGTTTGCAGCGGTGGGGCGGAATTGATCGAACGGTTTAAACAGCCGAAAAATATCCCGGACCTGGTGATACTGGACGTGCAAATGCCCGTGATGGATGGATATGCCGTTGCCCAATGGCTAACCGAAAACAAACCGGAAGTAATTACCCTGGCGTTGAGTATGCAGGATGATGATGAAAAGATCATAAAAATGATCCGCTCCGGTGCGAAAGGTTACTTATTAAAAAGCATCCAGCAAAAGGACCTGGCATATGCACTGAATACTGTTGTTAAAGACGGCATTTTTTATAACGCCAAAGTAAGCAAGGCGCTGTCGAATGATTATATCCGCAAGGAGGTAACCCAGCAGGAATTAAGCACAAAGGAAAAAGAACTGATTCCCTGGCTATGCACGGAAGCAACCTATAAAGAAATAGCAGCTTCGGTTTTTTTAAGCACGCGCACGGTAGAAAGTTATGCCACCAATATTATGGAAAAACTGGAGGTCCGGAACCGGGTGGGGCTGGTATTGACAGCTATTAAGAAAGGATGGATTTGA
- a CDS encoding sensor histidine kinase: MGEKEINVFFLSVILTVLLLVMAVYFVIISIRRRNILYKREREANAILHKQELLETRQEVQQKLMQNIGSELHDTVGQKLTLTYLQMENTRQLNDIEEIKSRIGAQNDLIQESLNELRSISKMLTTQDFSSFSFVNYVDKELTRINESGLCKTIFTYPANASFDFLDERINLSLVRICQEFIQNSLKHSGGSQLTIDVVLSDKDLKIVCADNGQGINWEKAREYRIGSGSGLQSIERRINNIGAGYRWENNNGTQLHIDLPLNKIGEHEA; the protein is encoded by the coding sequence ATGGGCGAAAAAGAAATAAATGTTTTTTTTCTTTCGGTGATCCTGACCGTGTTGCTGCTGGTGATGGCTGTTTATTTCGTTATTATCAGCATCCGCCGCCGTAATATTTTGTACAAGCGGGAGCGGGAAGCTAATGCCATTTTGCATAAACAGGAACTGCTGGAAACCCGGCAGGAAGTACAGCAAAAACTGATGCAGAACATCGGCAGCGAACTGCACGATACTGTGGGGCAGAAGCTGACGCTGACCTACCTGCAGATGGAAAATACCCGGCAGTTAAATGATATTGAAGAGATCAAAAGCAGGATCGGCGCACAGAACGACCTGATCCAGGAATCACTGAATGAATTGCGGAGCATCAGCAAAATGCTGACCACGCAGGATTTTTCCAGCTTTAGTTTTGTCAATTATGTTGATAAAGAACTGACAAGAATTAACGAAAGTGGTCTTTGCAAAACAATTTTTACTTACCCGGCCAATGCCAGCTTCGACTTTTTAGATGAGCGCATTAACCTGTCGCTCGTGCGTATTTGCCAGGAATTTATCCAGAACAGTTTAAAACACAGTGGCGGTTCGCAACTGACTATTGACGTTGTGTTATCCGACAAAGATCTGAAAATTGTTTGCGCAGATAATGGGCAGGGTATTAACTGGGAGAAAGCACGGGAGTACCGTATCGGTTCCGGCAGCGGATTGCAATCTATTGAAAGAAGGATTAACAACATTGGGGCCGGTTATCGCTGGGAAAACAATAACGGTACCCAATTGCATATTGATTTACCTTTAAATAAAATAGGGGAACATGAGGCATAG